A part of Haloarchaeobius sp. HME9146 genomic DNA contains:
- a CDS encoding BtpA/SgcQ family protein, translating to MNCETLFGTAKPVIGMVHLPPLPGAPRFEGDREAIRERMLADARALEAGGVDGIMVENFGDAPFYPDDVPKHVVASMTAFCQDLVDSVEVPVGVNVLRNDAEAALSIAAAVDADYVRVNVHVGATVTDQGLLQGQAHETMRLRDRLDADVAVLVDVGVKHAAPLGDRSLKAELADACERGLADGIIVSGSGTGDPTSHDVLEDARVLLDERFPQTPLFVGSGVTQTSVAQTLELADGVIVGTALKTEGETTNPVDAGRVGDLVAAADRRR from the coding sequence ATGAACTGCGAGACCCTCTTCGGCACCGCGAAGCCGGTCATCGGGATGGTCCACCTTCCGCCCCTGCCGGGTGCACCCCGGTTCGAGGGCGACCGCGAGGCCATCCGCGAGCGCATGCTGGCCGACGCCCGGGCACTCGAAGCCGGCGGCGTCGACGGCATCATGGTCGAGAACTTCGGTGACGCCCCGTTCTACCCCGACGACGTGCCCAAACACGTGGTCGCATCCATGACCGCGTTCTGCCAGGACCTCGTCGACAGCGTCGAGGTCCCCGTCGGCGTGAACGTCCTGCGGAACGACGCCGAGGCCGCCCTCTCCATCGCGGCCGCGGTCGATGCGGACTACGTCCGGGTCAACGTCCACGTCGGCGCGACCGTCACCGACCAGGGGCTCCTCCAGGGCCAGGCCCACGAGACGATGCGCCTGCGTGACCGCCTCGACGCCGACGTAGCCGTCCTCGTCGACGTTGGCGTCAAACACGCCGCACCGCTCGGTGACCGGTCGCTGAAGGCCGAACTCGCCGACGCCTGCGAGCGCGGCCTCGCCGACGGCATCATCGTCTCCGGGAGCGGGACCGGGGACCCGACCTCGCACGACGTGCTCGAAGACGCGCGGGTCCTGCTCGACGAGCGATTCCCCCAGACCCCGCTGTTCGTGGGGAGTGGCGTCACCCAGACCAGCGTCGCACAGACGCTCGAACTGGCCGACGGTGTCATCGTCGGGACCGCGCTCAAGACCGAGGGAGAGACCACGAACCCGGTCGACGCCGGGCGCGTCGGCGACCTCGTGGCTGCGGCCGACCGGCGGCGCTAA
- a CDS encoding DJ-1/PfpI family protein has product MSEKKILLLAGDFVEDYEIMVPFQALQAVGHEVHAVCPEKETGETVKTAVHDFRGDQTYLETRGHDFALNATFADIDPADYDALVVPGGRAPEYLRNYDEVISAVQHFFEADKPVACICHGAQILAAAGVIDGYGCTAYPALKYDVEAAGGEWHDSVTTDGNLVTAQAWPDHPEWLAQFLDVLGTEIAHEEPVTADD; this is encoded by the coding sequence ATGAGCGAAAAGAAAATCCTGCTGCTGGCCGGTGACTTCGTCGAAGACTACGAGATAATGGTGCCGTTCCAGGCGCTCCAGGCGGTGGGCCACGAGGTCCACGCGGTCTGTCCGGAGAAGGAGACAGGCGAGACGGTCAAGACCGCCGTCCACGACTTCCGGGGGGACCAGACGTACCTGGAGACACGCGGACACGACTTCGCCCTGAACGCGACGTTCGCCGACATCGACCCCGCGGACTACGATGCGCTGGTCGTCCCCGGCGGCCGCGCCCCCGAGTACCTCCGCAACTACGACGAGGTCATCTCGGCGGTGCAACACTTCTTCGAGGCCGACAAGCCGGTCGCGTGTATCTGCCACGGCGCGCAGATTCTGGCGGCCGCGGGGGTCATCGACGGGTACGGCTGCACCGCCTATCCCGCACTGAAGTACGACGTGGAGGCGGCTGGTGGTGAATGGCACGACAGCGTCACGACCGACGGGAACCTCGTGACCGCACAGGCGTGGCCCGACCACCCCGAATGGCTCGCACAGTTCCTCGACGTACTGGGAACCGAGATCGCCCACGAAGAACCTGTCACTGCAGACGACTGA
- a CDS encoding mechanosensitive ion channel family protein — MKRRLGYTVLAIAALSFVSVTFFDPLWNLVVGGQGSVLGVEPAALKPWVRKGLLSVTIAGAAYGIYLLASIGLARIVRDKRRRHDVRNVLRLAFIVAAAIAVAGVFTGQWVGVLFSLGIVGFAITFALQQPLSSLLGWVYIMAKRPYQVGDRIRIEDARGDVIDVDFLVTTLWEVDGDLVSSHQPSGRAVTVPNSMVLSAQVFNYAIDDFPFVWNELEVQVSYETDLDFAKETMREVADEYLGDEMAARTERYRRKLDETPVELDVSDRPTVNVRMEQTWVVLRLRYLVHPKRMQATRNELYDEIVTRFHAEPEKVGYPVGRFR, encoded by the coding sequence GTGAAACGTCGTCTCGGTTACACGGTGCTCGCCATCGCCGCGCTTTCGTTCGTCAGCGTGACGTTCTTCGACCCGCTCTGGAATCTGGTCGTGGGCGGGCAGGGAAGCGTTCTGGGTGTCGAACCAGCGGCCCTGAAGCCGTGGGTCCGGAAGGGGCTGCTCTCGGTCACCATCGCCGGTGCAGCGTACGGTATCTACCTGCTCGCGAGCATCGGCCTCGCCCGCATCGTCCGCGACAAACGCCGCCGCCACGACGTTCGGAACGTGCTCCGGCTCGCGTTCATCGTCGCGGCCGCCATCGCCGTCGCGGGCGTGTTCACCGGCCAGTGGGTGGGAGTGCTGTTCTCGCTGGGTATCGTCGGCTTCGCCATCACCTTCGCCCTCCAGCAACCGCTCTCCTCGCTCCTGGGCTGGGTGTATATCATGGCCAAACGGCCGTACCAGGTCGGCGACCGCATCCGTATCGAGGACGCTCGCGGGGACGTCATCGATGTGGACTTCCTCGTCACGACGCTCTGGGAGGTCGACGGCGACCTCGTCTCCTCGCACCAGCCCTCCGGGCGGGCCGTCACCGTCCCGAACAGCATGGTGCTCTCCGCGCAGGTGTTCAACTACGCCATCGACGACTTCCCGTTCGTCTGGAACGAACTGGAGGTCCAGGTGTCCTACGAGACCGACCTCGACTTCGCGAAGGAGACCATGCGCGAGGTCGCCGACGAGTACCTCGGCGACGAGATGGCCGCCCGGACCGAACGCTACCGGCGCAAGCTCGACGAGACCCCGGTCGAACTGGACGTCAGCGACCGCCCGACGGTGAACGTCCGGATGGAGCAGACGTGGGTCGTCCTCCGGCTCCGGTACCTCGTCCACCCCAAGCGGATGCAGGCGACCCGGAACGAGCTCTACGACGAGATCGTCACCCGGTTCCACGCCGAGCCCGAGAAGGTCGGCTACCCGGTCGGCCGGTTCCGGTAG
- a CDS encoding NADH:flavin oxidoreductase/NADH oxidase, with amino-acid sequence MSDLFSSLTIRETTLSNRVMVSPMCQYSCEFDGLATAWHQQHLGSRAVGGAGLVMSEATAVTPEGRISPRDLGIWSQEHADALAPVTQFIRTQGSVPAIQLAHAGHKGTKSPPWDGSEPVSPDEGGWVAPSPSAEAYPYDDDKQVETMSTEDVEQLVDDFAQAASYALDAGFEVAEVHAAHGYLLHEFLSPVTNRREDRYGGDFEARTRIVREVTEAVRQVWPDEKPVFVRVSATDWLPDRESWDLDQTARLAGDLTDLGVDLVDVSAGGLHPDQQLPDTGPNYQVPFAERVAAETEALVGAVGGITTGQQADALIRNGRADLAIVGREHLRDPYFTLHAAEELGREDAVEWPVQYRRAV; translated from the coding sequence ATGAGCGACCTCTTCAGTTCTCTCACCATACGCGAGACCACGCTCTCGAACCGGGTGATGGTCTCCCCGATGTGCCAGTACTCCTGCGAGTTCGACGGGCTGGCGACGGCCTGGCACCAGCAACACCTCGGTAGCCGCGCCGTCGGCGGAGCCGGCCTCGTCATGTCCGAGGCCACCGCGGTCACCCCCGAGGGCCGTATCTCGCCGCGAGACCTCGGTATCTGGAGCCAGGAGCACGCCGACGCCCTCGCGCCGGTCACCCAGTTCATCCGGACGCAGGGGTCGGTCCCGGCCATCCAGCTCGCCCACGCGGGCCACAAGGGGACGAAGTCGCCCCCGTGGGACGGCTCCGAACCTGTCTCGCCCGACGAGGGCGGCTGGGTCGCCCCCTCGCCGTCGGCCGAGGCGTACCCCTACGACGACGACAAGCAGGTCGAGACGATGTCGACCGAGGATGTCGAACAACTCGTCGACGACTTCGCACAGGCCGCCAGCTACGCGCTGGACGCCGGCTTCGAGGTCGCCGAGGTCCACGCGGCTCACGGCTACCTGCTCCACGAGTTCCTGTCGCCGGTGACCAACAGGCGCGAGGACCGCTACGGCGGCGACTTCGAGGCGAGAACGAGGATCGTCCGCGAGGTCACCGAGGCGGTCCGACAGGTGTGGCCCGACGAGAAGCCGGTGTTCGTGCGCGTGTCGGCCACGGACTGGCTCCCGGACCGCGAGTCGTGGGACCTCGACCAGACGGCCCGGCTCGCGGGCGACCTCACCGACCTCGGCGTCGACCTCGTCGACGTGTCTGCGGGTGGGCTACACCCGGACCAGCAGCTGCCCGACACCGGCCCGAACTACCAGGTCCCGTTCGCCGAGCGCGTCGCCGCGGAGACCGAGGCACTCGTCGGGGCTGTCGGTGGCATCACGACCGGCCAGCAGGCCGACGCCCTCATCCGGAACGGGCGCGCGGACCTCGCCATCGTCGGCCGGGAACACCTCCGGGACCCCTACTTCACGCTCCACGCCGCCGAGGAACTCGGCCGTGAAGACGCGGTGGAGTGGCCGGTCCAGTACCGGCGCGCGGTGTAG
- a CDS encoding O-methyltransferase, with protein MDIPADDIARFVAATAPEPDDLAREMDEYARSHDFPHVGPEVGGLLRMLARMVDAERVFEFGSGFGYSAYWWAQALPGDGQVVLTEFDADELDQAREFLSRGGVDHLASYEHGDALDAIEEYDGPFDCVLIDHQKHRYKEAFEAVKPKLAPGAVVVADNAMTAGPIEFDKLLELVEGDDPGEVNEHTQGIYDYLEAVRNDAAFETVVLPVGEGIAVSYRRE; from the coding sequence ATGGACATCCCTGCCGACGATATCGCCCGATTCGTCGCCGCCACCGCGCCGGAACCGGACGACCTCGCCCGCGAGATGGACGAGTACGCCCGATCCCACGACTTCCCGCACGTCGGCCCCGAGGTCGGCGGCCTCCTGCGGATGCTCGCCCGGATGGTCGACGCCGAGCGCGTCTTCGAGTTCGGCTCCGGCTTCGGCTACTCGGCGTACTGGTGGGCACAGGCGCTCCCCGGGGACGGGCAGGTCGTCCTCACGGAGTTCGACGCGGACGAACTCGACCAGGCGCGCGAGTTTCTCTCGCGCGGGGGCGTCGACCACCTCGCCAGCTACGAACACGGCGACGCCCTCGACGCCATCGAGGAGTACGACGGCCCCTTCGACTGCGTCCTCATCGACCACCAGAAACACCGGTACAAAGAGGCGTTCGAGGCCGTGAAACCCAAGCTCGCGCCCGGGGCCGTCGTCGTCGCGGACAACGCGATGACCGCCGGCCCCATCGAGTTCGACAAGCTGCTCGAACTGGTCGAGGGCGACGACCCCGGCGAGGTCAACGAGCACACGCAGGGCATCTACGACTACCTGGAGGCGGTCAGAAACGATGCGGCGTTCGAGACGGTCGTGTTGCCGGTCGGGGAGGGCATCGCGGTGAGCTACCGGCGGGAGTAA
- a CDS encoding RimK family alpha-L-glutamate ligase: protein MKTGPRAPAVGVLSLHSSKETKAICNALVALGAHAEWLREENTTIRIRDGEVELDPPVDVVVNRLLLSKADAPLEELCLANRFAALRPTLNHPEHVLTALDKYATAIALVENDIPVPDAVLALDYHQFNEELQTFGEKAVYKTAIGTNGAGTWLVETDEQKTPSVGMKQAFLQEYVETEGDRHRDMRVYVVGNEVIGSMFRYAPPGDWRTNVALGGEVEDAGDALTDEVADLALRATEVLQLDYAGVDVVEGPDGWCVLEVNPTAGFKGLYEATGVSPAPYIAKLAIERAGGAVDMARVTELAARLDDSIPACAPLAVTDGADPATVGYIEEVTVIGTSGAKTVFAKSDTGAGRTSIDTRLAAAIGAGPVTNSIRIKSGSLKGGRVRPMVDVVVDLGGERHTVQASVEDRSHMEHPVLLGRDVLQYYHVNINTRADGSA from the coding sequence ATGAAGACGGGTCCCCGGGCTCCTGCTGTCGGCGTCCTCAGTCTGCACAGCAGCAAGGAGACGAAAGCCATCTGCAACGCCCTCGTGGCGCTCGGCGCGCACGCCGAGTGGCTGCGCGAGGAGAACACGACCATCCGGATACGCGACGGCGAGGTCGAACTCGACCCGCCGGTCGACGTCGTGGTGAACCGATTGTTGCTCTCGAAGGCGGACGCACCACTCGAAGAGCTGTGTCTCGCGAACCGGTTCGCGGCCCTCCGACCGACGCTGAACCACCCCGAACACGTGCTGACCGCGCTCGACAAGTACGCGACCGCCATCGCCCTCGTCGAGAACGATATCCCGGTGCCCGACGCCGTACTGGCGCTCGATTATCACCAGTTCAACGAGGAACTCCAGACGTTCGGCGAGAAAGCCGTGTACAAGACGGCCATCGGCACGAACGGGGCCGGAACCTGGCTGGTCGAGACGGACGAACAGAAGACGCCGAGCGTCGGGATGAAACAGGCGTTCCTCCAGGAGTACGTCGAGACCGAGGGGGACCGCCACCGTGACATGCGGGTGTACGTGGTCGGCAACGAGGTCATCGGCTCGATGTTCCGGTACGCGCCGCCGGGGGACTGGCGGACCAACGTCGCACTGGGCGGCGAAGTCGAAGACGCGGGCGACGCACTGACCGACGAGGTAGCCGACCTCGCGCTGCGGGCGACCGAGGTGCTCCAGCTGGACTACGCGGGCGTCGACGTGGTCGAGGGACCCGACGGGTGGTGCGTCCTCGAAGTCAACCCCACGGCCGGATTCAAGGGGCTGTACGAGGCGACCGGGGTCTCTCCCGCGCCGTACATCGCGAAACTCGCCATCGAGCGCGCCGGTGGGGCTGTCGACATGGCGCGCGTCACCGAACTCGCCGCAAGGCTCGACGACTCCATCCCGGCGTGTGCGCCGCTGGCGGTCACCGACGGTGCTGACCCGGCGACCGTCGGCTACATCGAGGAGGTGACGGTCATCGGGACCAGCGGGGCCAAGACGGTGTTCGCGAAGTCCGACACCGGTGCGGGTCGGACCAGCATCGACACGCGGCTGGCGGCCGCCATCGGTGCCGGGCCCGTCACGAACAGCATCAGGATCAAGTCCGGCAGCCTGAAAGGTGGCCGGGTGCGGCCGATGGTCGACGTGGTCGTCGACCTCGGCGGCGAGCGCCACACCGTCCAGGCGAGCGTCGAGGACCGCAGCCACATGGAACACCCCGTGTTGCTCGGGCGCGACGTGCTCCAGTACTATCACGTGAACATCAACACCCGGGCCGACGGGAGCGCGTGA
- a CDS encoding aminopeptidase, with translation MDERVREHARILVEQCTDIQKGDCVAISAPAEAEDLAVAIAEQLGEKGAHPTTNVGLPRVNRAYMLAMDPEDFETPAHIKAMAENTDAFISVKGSENMFETSDVPPEKNQARAKHFKPIQEAYMDSKWCVTQYPCAGDAQKAEMSTPAYEEFVWGAINKDWDEQREFQENMVEILDPADEVRIVSGETTDITMSISGNIAINDTAEHNLPGGEVFTAPVPDSVEGEVLFDKPLMAQGREVTGVWLKFEEGEVVDHSAEKNEEVLTAQLNTDEGSKRLGELGIGMNRDIDRFTYNMLFDEKMGDTVHMAIGRAYEENVGEDNEQNQSVVHTDMIVDMSEDSFIEVDGEVVQRNGTFRFEDGFEQ, from the coding sequence ATGGACGAACGAGTGCGCGAGCACGCACGAATCCTGGTCGAACAGTGTACCGACATCCAGAAGGGGGACTGCGTCGCCATCAGCGCGCCGGCAGAAGCAGAGGACCTCGCCGTTGCCATCGCTGAGCAGCTCGGTGAGAAGGGGGCCCACCCGACGACGAACGTGGGGCTCCCCCGCGTGAACCGGGCGTACATGCTCGCCATGGACCCCGAGGACTTCGAGACGCCCGCCCACATCAAGGCGATGGCGGAGAACACGGACGCGTTCATCTCGGTGAAGGGCTCGGAGAACATGTTCGAGACGAGTGACGTGCCGCCGGAGAAGAACCAGGCTCGCGCCAAGCACTTCAAGCCCATCCAGGAGGCCTACATGGACTCGAAGTGGTGTGTCACGCAGTACCCCTGCGCCGGTGACGCCCAGAAGGCCGAGATGAGTACGCCCGCCTACGAGGAGTTCGTCTGGGGAGCCATCAACAAGGACTGGGACGAACAGCGCGAATTCCAGGAGAACATGGTCGAGATCCTCGACCCCGCTGACGAGGTCCGCATCGTCTCCGGCGAGACGACCGACATCACCATGTCCATCTCCGGGAACATCGCCATCAACGACACCGCCGAGCACAACCTGCCCGGTGGCGAGGTGTTCACCGCACCGGTCCCCGATTCGGTCGAGGGCGAGGTGCTGTTCGACAAGCCACTGATGGCCCAGGGCCGCGAGGTCACTGGTGTCTGGCTGAAGTTCGAAGAGGGCGAAGTCGTCGACCACTCCGCAGAGAAGAACGAGGAGGTCCTGACGGCACAGCTCAACACCGACGAGGGCTCGAAGCGCCTCGGCGAGCTCGGCATCGGGATGAACCGCGACATCGACCGGTTCACGTACAACATGCTGTTCGACGAGAAGATGGGCGACACCGTCCACATGGCCATCGGGCGCGCCTACGAGGAGAACGTCGGCGAGGACAACGAGCAGAACCAGTCCGTCGTCCACACCGACATGATCGTCGATATGAGCGAGGACTCGTTCATCGAGGTCGACGGCGAGGTCGTCCAGCGCAACGGGACCTTCAGGTTCGAAGACGGGTTCGAACAGTAA
- a CDS encoding long-chain fatty acid--CoA ligase → MPGATAQTLRPFLWRAEQLFSDREIVSRTHEGIVRYDYEEYADRVAQLASALDEVGVEEGDRVGTFCWNHHRHFETYFGIPNMGAQLHTINPLLPDHHIEYIVENADDRVLFVDQSLLPKLEGPAQSDAFDGVKQFVVMGSEVPETSLDPVVDYESFIEDHSTEYDWPDVDEEAPAGMCYTSGTTGDPKGVEYTQQMLWAHTMATLPESGIGIGSDEVVMPVVPMFHVNAWGMPFSTTAAGAKHVYPGPSPEPADLANLIAEEGVTLTAGVPTVWLGLLEYAKENEVDLSSLERIIIGGSAAPKSLIKTFDQQYDVEVVHAWGMTEMAPIGTVAHLKPEMQDWPAEKRYEKQAKQGLLVPGLEMKVIDENGEEVPHNGEDFGELWVRGPWVTTEYFERPEANEEDFVEDDDGTWLKTGDVVNVDEDGYVQIVDRAKDVIKSGGEWISSVELENALMANDDVAEATVIGIPHERWQERPVAFVVPAGGADTETLREDLLDAIKSEYPKWWVPDDVVYIEEVPKTATGKFNKKVLRDQYGEDTDLVEGKAPEEAAPEGDDD, encoded by the coding sequence ATGCCTGGCGCAACAGCCCAGACGCTTCGACCGTTCCTGTGGCGTGCAGAACAACTGTTCTCGGACCGGGAGATCGTCTCCAGAACCCACGAGGGAATCGTCCGGTACGACTACGAGGAGTACGCCGACCGTGTCGCACAGCTTGCCAGCGCTCTCGACGAGGTCGGGGTCGAGGAGGGCGACCGCGTCGGCACCTTCTGCTGGAACCATCACCGGCACTTCGAGACGTACTTCGGGATTCCGAACATGGGTGCGCAACTGCACACCATCAACCCGCTCCTCCCCGACCATCACATCGAGTACATCGTCGAGAACGCCGACGACCGGGTCCTCTTCGTCGACCAGTCGCTCCTCCCCAAACTCGAGGGACCGGCACAGTCCGACGCCTTCGACGGCGTGAAACAGTTCGTGGTCATGGGCAGTGAGGTACCGGAGACCTCGCTGGATCCCGTCGTAGACTACGAATCGTTCATCGAGGACCATTCCACGGAGTACGACTGGCCCGACGTGGACGAGGAGGCTCCCGCCGGGATGTGCTACACCTCCGGGACGACGGGTGACCCGAAGGGCGTCGAGTACACCCAGCAGATGCTGTGGGCGCACACGATGGCGACGCTTCCCGAGTCCGGCATCGGTATCGGCTCGGACGAGGTCGTCATGCCGGTCGTTCCGATGTTCCACGTCAACGCCTGGGGCATGCCGTTCTCGACCACCGCGGCAGGTGCGAAACACGTCTATCCGGGCCCGTCCCCGGAGCCCGCCGACCTCGCGAACCTCATCGCCGAAGAGGGCGTGACCCTCACCGCAGGCGTCCCGACGGTCTGGCTGGGTCTCCTGGAGTACGCCAAGGAGAACGAGGTCGACCTCTCCTCGCTCGAACGCATCATCATCGGCGGCTCCGCGGCACCGAAGTCGCTCATCAAGACGTTCGACCAGCAGTACGACGTCGAGGTCGTCCACGCCTGGGGGATGACCGAGATGGCACCCATCGGCACCGTCGCCCACCTCAAACCCGAGATGCAGGACTGGCCCGCGGAGAAGCGCTACGAGAAGCAGGCCAAGCAGGGGCTGCTGGTCCCTGGCCTCGAGATGAAGGTCATCGACGAGAACGGCGAGGAGGTCCCACACAACGGCGAGGACTTCGGTGAACTCTGGGTCCGTGGGCCGTGGGTGACGACCGAGTACTTCGAGCGCCCCGAGGCCAACGAGGAGGACTTCGTCGAGGACGACGACGGCACGTGGCTGAAGACCGGAGACGTGGTGAACGTCGACGAGGACGGCTACGTCCAGATCGTCGACCGCGCCAAGGACGTCATCAAGTCCGGTGGCGAGTGGATCTCCAGCGTCGAGCTCGAGAACGCGCTGATGGCCAACGACGACGTGGCCGAGGCGACCGTCATCGGCATCCCGCACGAGCGCTGGCAGGAGCGGCCCGTCGCCTTCGTCGTCCCCGCCGGTGGAGCCGACACGGAGACGCTCCGGGAAGACCTGCTCGACGCCATCAAGTCCGAGTACCCCAAGTGGTGGGTGCCCGACGACGTGGTCTACATCGAGGAGGTGCCGAAGACCGCGACCGGGAAGTTCAACAAGAAGGTCCTGCGCGACCAGTACGGCGAGGACACCGACCTCGTGGAGGGGAAGGCTCCCGAGGAGGCCGCGCCCGAAGGCGACGACGACTGA
- a CDS encoding Hsp20/alpha crystallin family protein, with the protein MDPFFEEFERLFSDALGGRFDSSGWLSDRILWSVYQEQDEVFVVADVPGGVDREDIAIRCTGRTASLRVSHPYAGEWSVSLPTTVETSPASTRYTNGVLELVFERAPTVTVE; encoded by the coding sequence ATGGATCCCTTCTTCGAAGAGTTCGAGAGGTTGTTCAGCGACGCACTGGGGGGTCGCTTCGATAGCAGCGGTTGGCTATCAGACAGGATTCTCTGGAGCGTATACCAGGAGCAGGACGAGGTGTTCGTCGTCGCGGACGTCCCAGGCGGGGTCGACCGAGAGGACATCGCGATCCGCTGTACGGGTCGAACCGCGTCGTTGCGGGTGAGCCACCCGTACGCAGGGGAGTGGTCGGTGTCGCTCCCGACGACCGTCGAGACGAGCCCGGCCAGTACCCGGTACACCAACGGCGTGCTGGAGCTCGTCTTCGAGAGGGCACCGACCGTCACGGTCGAGTAG
- a CDS encoding dCTP deaminase — MPQDIVERVDGLVHPETQVRDHGIDLTVSAIHEVVGPGRIDFGEDELQEAEFEPHELTTRNPGDEYQWWELDAGQYVVQYNEFMVGEGAARLLLQPRNKLMARGASHPTVTVGDHLPLMPLSVGGAGLNVKENARISTLVPVHAGPDAVDDGPLDSETTVVED; from the coding sequence ATGCCACAGGACATCGTCGAGCGTGTGGACGGACTCGTCCACCCCGAGACGCAGGTTCGTGACCACGGTATCGACCTGACGGTGAGTGCCATCCACGAGGTCGTCGGTCCCGGTCGCATCGACTTCGGCGAGGACGAACTGCAGGAGGCCGAGTTCGAGCCACACGAGCTGACGACCCGGAACCCGGGCGACGAGTACCAGTGGTGGGAACTCGACGCGGGCCAGTACGTCGTCCAGTACAACGAGTTCATGGTCGGCGAGGGTGCGGCACGCCTGCTCCTCCAGCCCCGCAACAAGCTCATGGCGCGGGGGGCGTCTCACCCCACCGTCACGGTCGGCGATCACCTTCCCCTGATGCCGCTCTCGGTCGGCGGCGCTGGCCTGAACGTCAAGGAGAACGCCCGCATCTCGACGCTGGTTCCGGTTCACGCCGGTCCCGACGCTGTCGACGACGGCCCGCTCGACAGCGAGACGACCGTCGTCGAGGACTGA
- a CDS encoding creatininase family protein: MYLADQTWPDLGDYVAEESVAIVPLGSTEQHGPHLPLSTDHKIAEALAREAADRTGFLCTPTVDIGVSTHHMQFHGTMSVDPPAFRDYVESFSRNLTRHGIDRIVYVNAHGGNMQHLREVGRRLREDRAAYAVEWMWDESIPDLIDEFFPNKGPHGGPKETSMLLHIDPENVKTDKLEAARDGGRVNLEDGNPTIHGARNYYDAIDNSPNGVFGDQTEASAEKGAKLLDAASEQLAFLLEWLDDKPFDDLMAKPHVDPQPGSRRE; the protein is encoded by the coding sequence ATGTACCTCGCAGACCAGACGTGGCCGGACCTCGGTGACTACGTCGCGGAGGAGTCGGTGGCCATCGTCCCGCTCGGTTCGACCGAACAGCACGGCCCACACCTCCCGTTGAGTACCGACCACAAGATTGCAGAAGCGCTCGCCCGCGAGGCCGCCGATAGGACGGGCTTCCTCTGTACGCCCACCGTCGATATCGGCGTGAGCACCCACCACATGCAGTTCCACGGGACGATGTCGGTCGACCCGCCCGCGTTCCGTGACTACGTCGAGAGCTTCTCGCGGAACCTCACCCGCCACGGTATCGACCGCATCGTCTACGTCAACGCCCACGGCGGGAACATGCAACACCTGCGCGAGGTCGGTCGTCGGCTCCGCGAGGACCGCGCCGCCTACGCCGTCGAGTGGATGTGGGACGAGTCCATCCCGGACCTCATCGACGAGTTCTTCCCGAACAAGGGCCCCCACGGCGGGCCGAAGGAGACCTCGATGCTGCTCCACATCGACCCCGAGAACGTGAAGACGGACAAACTCGAAGCGGCCAGGGATGGCGGCCGCGTGAACCTCGAAGACGGGAACCCGACGATCCACGGCGCGCGGAACTACTACGACGCCATCGACAACTCGCCCAACGGGGTCTTCGGCGACCAGACCGAAGCCAGCGCCGAGAAGGGGGCGAAACTGCTCGACGCCGCGAGCGAGCAACTCGCCTTCCTGCTGGAGTGGCTCGACGACAAACCGTTCGACGACCTCATGGCCAAACCACACGTCGACCCACAGCCCGGCAGTCGGCGCGAGTGA